One region of Primulina tabacum isolate GXHZ01 chromosome 17, ASM2559414v2, whole genome shotgun sequence genomic DNA includes:
- the LOC142530515 gene encoding uncharacterized protein LOC142530515, which translates to MCERRAENLMRPSQHIDKVMHAQSKEEKEKNRLRLSTSIVAVRWLALQGCAFRGNDESLSSSNRGNFLELVKAFAKMNIEIDEVVLENAPKNAQYIAPEIQKEILHIMANRVRQMVREEVGDKYFCILVDEARDISKREQMAIILRFVNNHGILTERFFAFKSVSDTTSMNLKNEISNVLVHHDLHVKKIRGQGYDGASNMRGAWNGLQALFLKDCPYAYYVHCFAHRLQLTLVSAAKDVSVIWEFFSHLDNIVNIVTSSTKRIAELHTAQRNEIEYMLSIGERDSGSGANQIGNLQRAGATRWSSHYDSVKSLIGMYTATCKVFEVLSDYSPNGRVKAEVRGIYRNMASFEFVFILHLMHKIMRTTDTLCQILQRKSQDILTAITFVTTTKICLQEFRECGWNEFLQEVKVFCSRNEIDVPDLDCLYKIGRSCRQTTIEHHYHFDVFNAAIDFILIELNTRFNESSVELLSLSTALDPKNSFDSFNSDDICKLAKKFYPGDFTDQEIVALEYELIHYKLDVMQNLKVSTLVELCQQLTESGRSSVYIMLTRLIHLVLTLPVSTATTKRAFSAMKHVKTALRNKMEDDFLADCLTLYIERDLAKHIDVLTLFLSTESQE; encoded by the exons ATGTGTGAgagaagggctgaaaatttgatgAGGCCCTCACAACATATTGATAAAGTGATGCATGCACAATCTAAagaggaaaaagagaaaaatcgtCTGCGTTTGAGCACCTCAATTGTAGCTGTTCGTTGGCTAGCACTTCAAGGTTGTGCTTTTAGAGGTAACGATGAATCTCTATCTTCATCTAATCgtggaaattttcttgaattggtGAAGGCTTTTGCAAAAATGAATATAGAAATTGATGAAGTTGTGCTTGAGAATGCTCCAAAAAATGCCCAATATATCGCTCCAGAAATTCAGAAAGAGATTTTACATATTATGGCCAATAGAGTACGACAGATGGTTcgtgaagaagttggagataaATACTTCTGTATTCTTGTTGATGAAGCCCGGGATATATCTAAACGAGAGCAAATGGCCATTATATTGAGGTTTGTGAACAATCatgggattttgacagaaagATTTTTTGCCTTCAAAAGTGTTAGTGACACTACCtcaatgaatttgaaaaatGAGATATCAAATGTTCTTGTTCATCATGATCTCCATGTTAAGAAAATCAGAGGCCAAGGATATGATGGTGCTAGCAATATGCGTGGAGCGTGGAATGGACTTCAAGcattatttctcaaagattgtcCCTATGCATACTATGTCCACTGTTTTGCACATCGTTTACAACTGACATTGGTTTCTGCAGCTAAGGATGTTAGTGTTATTTGGGAATTCTTTTCTCATTTGGACAATATTGTTAATATTGTCACTTCTTCTACTAAGCGCATTGCTGAATTACATACTGCACAGAGAAATGAAATTGAGTATATGTTGTCAATTGGAGAACGTGATTCTGGAAGTGGTGCAAACCAGATTGGTAATTTGCAACGAGCAGGAGCTACTCGTTGGAGTTCTCACTATGATTCGGTAAAAAGCTTGATAGGTATGTACACTGCAACTTGCAAAGTTTTTGAAGTTCTCAGTGATTATTCTCCAAATGGAAGAGTTAAGGCTGAAGTTCGGGGGATTTACAGAAACATGGCAAGCtttgaatttgtgtttattttgcacttaatgcataaaattatgagaacaaCAGATACTCTTTGTCaaattcttcaaagaaaatctcaaGACATTTTGACTGCTATCACATTTGTCACTACTACCAAAATTTGCCTTCAAGAATTTAGAGAATGTGGGTGGAATGAATTTCTTCAGGAAGTTAAAGTTTTTTGCTCAAGAAATGAAATTGATGTACCTGACCTTGATTGTCTATATAAGATTGGACGTTCCTGTCGGCAAACTACAATAGAACATCATTATcactttgatgtttttaatgcagCAATAGATTTCATTTTGATAGAGTTAAATACTCGGTTCAATGAGTCATCGGTGGAACTTCTTTCTCTTAGTACAGCTTTAGATCCTAAAAATTCATTTGACTCATTTAACAGTGATGATATTTGCAAGCTTGCGAAGAAGTTTTATCCTGGAGATTTCACAGATCAAGAAATTGTTGCTTTGGAGTATGAATTAATACATTATAAACTTGATGTGATGCAGAATTTAAAGGTTTCTACACTTGTTGAGTTGTGTCAGCAATTGACCGAGAGTGGACGGTCAAGTGTTTATATTATGTTGACTAGATTGAttcatcttgttttgacattacCTGTGTCTACTGCCACTACTAAGCGGGCTTTTTCAGCAATGAAGCATGTGAAGACGGCACTTCGCAATAAAATGGAGGATGACTTTCTTGCCGATTGTTTGACACTCTATATTGAACGAGATTTAGCTAAACATATTGAT gttctcacactATTTCTCTCTACGGAGAGCCAAGAGTAA
- the LOC142531676 gene encoding proteasome subunit alpha type-5, translating to MFLTRTEYDRGVNTFSPEGRLFQVEYAIEAIKLGSTAIGVKTKEGVVLAVEKRITSPLLEPSSVEKIMEIDEHIGCAMSGLIADARTLVEHARVETQNHRFSYGEPMTVESTTQALCDLALRFGEGDEESMSRPFGVSLLIAGHDENGPSLYYTDPSGTFWQCNAKAIGSGSEGADSSLQEQFNKDLTLKEAETIALSILKQVMEEKVTANNVDIAKVAPTYHLYTPVEVEEVISRL from the exons ATGTTCCTTACAag GACTGAATATGACAGAGGAGTTAATACTTTCTCTCCGGAAGGCCGGTTGTTTCAAGTGGAATATGCAATCGAAGCTATCAAG TTGGGTTCGACTGCCATTGGAGTGAAGACTAAGGAAGGGGTCGTGCTTGCTGTAGAGAAGCGTATCACATCGCCGCTTTTG GAACCTAGTAGCGTGGAGAAAATTATGGAAATCGACGAACATATTGGGTGTGCCATGAGTGGCTTGATTGCTGATGCGCGTACCCTGGTTGAACATGCAAGAGTTGAAACCCAG AATCATAGGTTTTCGTACGGTGAACCCATGACAGTTGAATCCACTACTCAAGCTCTCTGTGATCTTGCCTTGCGATTTGGTGAAGGAGACGAAGAATCTATG TCCAGGCCTTTTGGTGTGTCTCTTCTCATTGCTGGTCATGATGAGAATGGCCCCAGCCT ATACTACACTGATCCATCTGGCACATTTTGGCAATGCAATGCTAAAGCCATTGGGTCAGGTTCTGAAGGTGCTGATAGCTCTTTGCAGGAGCAGTTTAACAAG GATCTTACTCTGAAAGAAGCAGAAACTATTGCGCTTTCTATCCTGAAGCAAGTTATGGAGGAAAAG GTTACAGCCAACAACGTCGACATTGCTAAGGTGGCGCCTACTTATCATCTGTACACCCCTGTTGAAGTTGAAGAAGTCATCAGCCGCCTGTGA
- the LOC142532039 gene encoding uncharacterized protein LOC142532039 codes for MDRENKKYSEASVLFAYNAGGGVEGVNGVCNTSTKNPFLDSFSDPICNLNLQETSEFVKSFPVANSGAETRGFLEMSSQRNRDNAENSATRRSLEAPPTPGRPIFSFSTGNFSRKNVPSKWDDAEKWLVSGSSCIDSPAHNIHGLLKPLEPSRMLSKQSSGYRPQLGEIFAEKSRVTAEENVSKVFSTFHGSSVLDHHRNSTRTINGVSLSASADLLLKDKFTNEVNPVCPKFGNLDPLKEGFLFGDSIVKSMDDRTHEVKHRDIGTEMTPLGSSTTSRCPTPFKSTSPARHNTPADRSGPLSMASMDSSNTIDITQFQECHLAKLHHGSKYDSIALNWSSREEEEEDISKSLRHFEMNSEFRKSVSGSRTCVWDEEENTKSCLRYQREEAKIQAWVNLQSAKAEAESRKLEVKIQKMKSDLEEKLMKRMADVHRKAEEWRAEAKFQHSEQILKTGQQARKGVNRVNSKYSGDKSCGCFPCNKYHI; via the exons ATGGATAGAGAGAACAAAAAGTACTCGGAAGCTTCAGTCTTGTTTGCTTACAATGCG GGAGGAGGGGTAGAGGGTGTTAATGGAGTGTGCAACACAAGCACAAAGAACCCATTTTTGGATTCTTTTTCAGACCCCATTTGCAATTTGAATCTCCAAGAAACCTCTGAGTTTGTCAAGTCGTTTCCAGTGGCAAACAGTGGAGCTGAAACCAggggttttctggaaatgtcaTCTCAGAGAAATAGAGATAATGCGGAGAATTCGGCAACAAGGAGGAGTTTGGAAGCTCCACCCACACCTGGGAGGCCTATTTTCAGCTTCAGCACTgggaatttttcaagaaaaaatgTCCCTTCAAAATGGGATGATGCTGAAAAATGGCTGGTGAGTGGGAGTTCTTGCATTGACTCTCCTGCTCATAATATTCATGGCTTGTTGAAGCCATTGGAGCCCTCAAGAATGCTCTCCAAGCAATCCAGTGGATACAGGCCACAGCTAGGTGAGATCTTTGCAGAAAAATCAAGGGTTACTGCAGAGGAAAATGTTTCAAAAGTGTTTTCAACTTTTCACGGGTCTTCTGTACTGGACCATCACCGTAACTCAACCAGAACTATCAATGGGGTTTCGCTTTCAGCTTCAGCAGATTTACTCCTAAAAG ATAAATTCACAAATGAGGTGAATCCAGTATGTCCAAAATTTGGAAACTTGGACCCTTTGAAAGAAGGATTTTTGTTTGGAGATTCGATTGTGAAGTCAATGGACGACCGTACACATGAGGTGAAACATAGAGATATTGGCACAGAAATGACTCCTCTTGGAAGTTCTACGACTTCAAGATGTCCAACACCATTCAAAAGCACATCACCAGCTCGCCACAACACACCTGCTGATCGATCTGGTCCATTATCCATGGCTAGTATGGATAGCTCAAATACCATTGATATAACACAATTTCAAGAGTGTCATTTAGCGAAACTACATCATGGGTCGAAATATGATTCCATCGCATTGAATTGGAGCTCGAGAGAGGAAGAGGAGGAGGACATATCGAAAAGTTTGAGGCATTTTGAAATGAATAGTGAGTTTCGGAAAAGTGTTTCTGGATCAAGAACTTGTGTTTGGGATGAAGAGGAAAACACTAAGAGCTGCCTTAG GTACCAAAGAGAAGAAGCGAAAATCCAAGCTTGGGTGAACCTTCAGAGTGCGAAAGCAGAAgcagaatcaaggaaacttgaG gTTAAAATACAGAAAATGAAATCGGATTTGGAAGAAAAGCTGATGAAAAGGATGGCCGACGTGCATCGGAAAGCTGAAGAATGGAGAGCGGAAGCCAAGTTTCAGCATTCGGAACAAATCCTTAAAACCGGACAGCAAGCTCGTAAAGGGGTTAACCGTGTCAACTCAAAATATTCAGGGGACAAATCTTGTGGCTGCTTCCCTTGtaataaatatcatatttaG
- the LOC142531675 gene encoding alanine aminotransferase 2-like has translation MVMRRFARNLIPRTKLLASVSQHPYATSSFSSPPNHILSPAAAFLLRLLSTTSAPDSMASDYSSTPISIDSINPKVLACEYAVRGEIVTLAQKLEQELKSHPDRQPFDEILYCNIGNPQALGQQPITFFREVLALCDHPSILDKSETQGLFSADSIERAFQTIDQIPGRATGAYSHSQGIKGLRDQIAAGIKARDGFPADPNDIFLTDGASPAVHMMMQLLIRSEKDGILCPIPQYPLYSASIALHGGSLVPYYLDEEAGWGMEVSELKNQLETARSKGVCVRALVVINPGNPTGQVLAENNQKQIVEFCEKEGLVLLADEVYQENIYVPDKQFHSFKKVSRSMGYGEKDLSLVSFQSVSKGYYGECGKRGGYMEVTGFSPEIREQIYKVASVNLCSNISGQILASLVMNPPKVGDESYESYLAEKDAILSSLARRAQKLEDALNSLEGVTCNRAEGAMYLFPRIRLPKKAIEAAEAVKAAPDTFYARRLLNATGIVVVPGSGFGQVPGTWHFRCTILPLEDRIPAIISRLTEFHKGFMDEFRD, from the exons ATGGTGATGCGGAGATTTGCCAGAAATCTCATTCCCCGTACCAAACTTTTAGCTTCCGTATCTCAACATCCCTACGCCacctcttcattttcttctccacCGAATCATATTTTGTCTCCAGCCGCTGCATTTCTCTTGCGTCTTCTGAGTACCACATCGGCTCCTGATTCCATGGCTTCTGACTATTCCTCCACTCCTATCTCCATTGACTCCATTAATCCTAAG GTACTGGCATGTGAGTATGCTGTACGTGGAGAAATTGTCACTCTTGCTCAG AAACTAGAACAAGAATTGAAGAGCCACCCAGATCGTCAACCTTTTGATGAG ATACTTTACTGCAACATAGGAAATCCTCAAGCACTAGGTCAGCAGCCAATCACTTTCTTTAGAGAG gTCCTTGCTCTGTGTGACCATCCCTCCATTTTGGACAAATCTGAGACACAGGGTTTGTTTAG TGCGGACTCCATAGAGAGGGCTTTCCAGACCATAGATCAAATTCCTGGACGAGCTACTGGTGCATATAGTCACAGTCAG GGAATCAAAGGTTTGCGTGATCAAATTGCTGCTGGTATTAAAGCTCGTGATGGATTCCCAGCTGATCCAAATGATATTTTCTTGACGGATGGTGCAAGCCCAGCA GTTCATATGATGATGCAGTTGTTGATACGATCAGAGAAAGATGGTATACTGTGTCCAATTCCTCAGTATCCTCTTTATTCTGCTTCAATTGCCCTCCATGGAGGCTCTCTT GTTCCTTATTATCTCGATGAAGAAGCGGGATGGGGAATGGAGGTCTCTGAGCTTAAGAATCAGTTGGAAACTGCCAGGTCAAAGGGTGTTTGTGTCAGGGCATTGGTTGTCATAAATCCTGGCAATCCTACAGGGCAG GTTCTGGCTGAGAACAATCAAAAGCAAATTGTGGAATTCTGCGAGAAAGAAGGGCTCGTTCTTTTGGCAGATGAG GTGTACcaggaaaatatttatgttcctGACAAACAGTTCCACTCCTTTAAGAAAGTTTCCCGGTCTATGGGTTATGGGGAGAAAGATTTATCTTTGGTATCTTTTCAGTCTGTGTCGAAAG GTTATTATGGAGAATGTGGAAAAAGAGGAGGTTACATGGAGGTCACAGGATTTAGTCCTGAGATAAGGGAGCAAATATACAAAGTGGCATCTGTAAACCTTTGTTCTAATATATCTGGTCAGATTCTTGCAAGCCTTGTCATGAACCCCCCAAAG GTTGGAGATGAATCCTACGAGTCTTATTTGGCGGAGAAAGATGCAATACTCTCTTCACTCGCAAGACGTGCCCAG AAACTTGAGGATGCATTAAACAGTTTAGAAGGAGTTACATGCAACAGAGCAGAAGGTGCCATGTATCTTTTTCCTCGTATTCGCTTACCAAAGAAAGCAATAGAAGCAGCAGAAGCTGTTAAAGCAGCCCCAGACACGTTCTATGCTCGTCGACTTCTTAATGCCACTGGAATAGTTGTCGTCCCTGGATCTGGTTTTGGACAG GTACCTGGGACATGGCATTTTAGGTGCACAATATTACCTCTTGAGGACAGAATACCGGCCATTATTTCGCGCCTCACTGAATTCCACAAAGGATTCATGGACGAATTCCGCGATTGA